The following are from one region of the Camarhynchus parvulus chromosome 3, STF_HiC, whole genome shotgun sequence genome:
- the GPR6 gene encoding G-protein coupled receptor 6, producing MEAAAALNESAAAAPRLPAGGGNSSLELSSRPPAPAALNPWDVMLCVSGTAIACENALVVAIICYSPALRTPMFVLVGSLATADLLAGLGLILNFVFQYVIPSETVSLLTVGFLVASFAASVSSLLAITVDRYLSLYNALTYYSERTVLCIHTMLAGAWGVSLCLGLLPVLGWNCLHDRTSCSVVRPLTKSNVTLLSASFFLIFLIMLHLYIEICKIVCRHAHQIALQQHFLTASHYVTTKKGVSTLAIILGTFGASWLPFAIYCVVGDPDYPSVYTYATLLPATYNSMINPIIYAYRNQEIQRSMWVLFCGCFQAKVSFRSRSPSDV from the coding sequence ATGGAGGCGGCGGCAGCCCTGAACGAGAGCgcagcggcggccccgcggctgCCGGCCGGCGGCGGCAACTCCTCGCTGGAGCTCTCGTCGcggccccccgcgcccgccgccctcAACCCCTGGGATGTGATGCTCTGCGTGTCCGGCACCGCCATCGCCTGCGAGAACGCCCTGGTTGTTGCCATCATCTGCTACTCGCCCGCCCTGCGCACCCCCATGTTCGTGCTGGTGGGCAGCCTGGCCACGGCTGACCTGCTGGCCGGCCTCGGCCTTATCCTCAACTTCGTTTTCCAGTACGTGATTCCCTCGGAGACGGTCAGCCTGCTGACGGTGGGCTTCCTCGTCGCCTCCTTCGCCGCCTCCGTGAGTAGCTTGCTGGCCATCACGGTCGATCGCTACCTCTCCCTCTACAATGCCCTCACTTACTACTCGGAGAGGACGGTGCTCTGCATCCACACCATGCTGGCCGGTGCCTGGGGGGTCTccctctgcctggggctgctgcccgTCCTGGGCTGGAACTGCCTCCACGACCGCACCTCCTGCAGCGTCGTCAGACCCTTGACCAAGAGTAACGTGACGCTGCTGTCTGcctctttctttctcattttcctcatCATGCTCCATCTCTACATCGAGATCTGCAAGATCGTCTGCAGGCATGCCCACCAGAtagctctccagcagcactttcTGACTGCCTCGCACTATGTCACCACCAAAAAAGGGGTCTCTACCCTGGCTATCATCCTTGGGACCTTCGGAGCCAGCTGGCTGCCTTTTGCCATCTACTGTGTGGTGGGGGATCCTGACTACCCCTCTGTGTACACGTACGCCACGCTCCTGCCTGCTACCTACAACTCCATGATCAACCCCATCATTTATGCCTACAGAAACCAGGAAATCCAGAGGTCCATGTGGGTGCTCTTCTGTGGCTGCTTTCAGGCTAAAGTGTCCTTTCGCTCCCGGTCCCCCAGCGATGTCTGA